Sequence from the Thermocoleostomius sinensis A174 genome:
CAGACATTGAGGCAGGAGCCACGGTCAACCCGTTGGAGTTGAATCAACCTGATCCGCTGTTACCAACCCTAGCCGTCGATCGCCCCTTGAGTCCGCAAGAACGCAGCATTCTAGATACGTCCTTGGATGAGTTGAATCGCCAAGCTCAAGCGCAGCTTCAGTCGGGAGATTTAGCAGGGGCCTTGCAAACCTGGACACGAGAACTGCGGCTACGGCGCTTTTTGGGTCCAGCCGAGGAGGTGGAGTCGCTGAGCCGGGTGGGAGAAGTGGCCTGGCGCGAAAATCAAGTCACAGAAGTCCGGTTCATTACCCAGCGGTTGCAGGAGATTGAGCAAGAGATCGAGACCCGATCGCCTGTTGACTATGATTTACTGCTGCAAATTGCTCAGGCCTATCAAACGCTGCGGGCACGGGATCAAGCCGTGGAATTATATACGCAACTGTTGCAGCAAGCTAGGCAAGAGCAAAACGTCGATCGCGAGCAACAAATTTTGGTAGCACTGGGCAGCATTCACCTCGCTTGGTTTGACTTTGCCAATGCGGCCACTGCTTACGAGCAACTGCTGACGCTGGCCCAATCTCGCAATGATGCCGCTACCACCATCGAAGCGCTGACTCAGCTATCGCGCATCTATCAAGATAACAATCAGCCTGAGCAGGCGATCGCGGTGCAGCAACAGTTGGTGGAAATCTACCAGCGGCAGCAGCGGTACGATCGCATTACCGAATTGAAGCAATCGATTGGTGATAACTATGTCGCCCTCAACCGCCCAGATTTAGCCGCCCCCAATTATCAGGAAGCCTTTGCTGTAGCGCGATCGGCACAGCAGTACGCTTATGCTGGAGATGCTTTGCAACGGTTGGCAAATCTCTACGTGACCTTAGAGCGGTTTCAAGATGCCTTAACGGTCTATCAACTGCTGCTGGATGTGCGACAACAGTCCTATGACACCCTCGGCATGATGAACACCTATGACCAAATTGGGCAACTACACCAAACGATGGGTAACGAGGCACAGGCGATCGCGGCGTTTCAACAGGGTTTACAGCTAGCTCAGCAGTTAAATTACAAAGTGAGTTACTTCAATACGCGCCTTCAAGAACTGGGGAGGCAGTAATAGCACCTATCCGCGCCACATTCTTCGCCCCAAATTTTGAGGCTACGGCTTCGTCCCGATCAACTTCACCCACTGAGGCAGCCGTTTTACCTGATTTGGCAGCGATGGATGAAGCATCGTAGCTTCAGATGAAGTGCGAGCAGTCGTTAACAGTTTCAAATTCACAATTAAATATAGGCATACAGTAATTGTGATGGCTTGGCTCAGCTTAGTCAGCATTTTTCTCATCCTCACGCATAACGCTATTGTGAGGAACACCCTACTTGATGGCATCCGAAATTTATCGAGACTCATTCGCTGAAGTCGGCGATCCGCTCTCAGGTTTTTTACGCAATTCATCCCATTGCTGAACCAATCCAGCCAACCCAAATCGCCCTTGCAGGATTGAGCATCCCTCGATACCTTGAAAGAAAGCCAAATTAAAAGAGCTATTTTCTAATTGTTTTTTTAGCGTCGCTATTCTATGCTTTCTATGCCTGATTACGGTTTAAATTCATCGATCGCCCCTATCAGTGTTGAGGAGCTAGCTAACCGTTTGGCTGATTCCTCAGCACCGCTACAGTTAATTGACGTGCGCGAACCCGCAGAACTGGCGATCGCCAAAATCGAAGGATTTATTAATCTACCCTTGAGTCAATATAAACACTGGGCTGAGCAAGTTCCTATGCAGTTTGATCTGCATACAGAAACGATCGTCCTTTGCCATCATGGCGTTCGATCAGCCCATATGTGCGATTGGCTACAGCAGCAAGGATTTACGCACGTAAAGAATGTAATGGGAGGCATCGAAGCCTATGCCATCAAGGTTGACCCTACGATCCCGCGCTACTAATTTTTTAGATGTCTAGTTAATTTAGTTGAAAAAGTAACGGGTCAGATTGAGACAGCCTGATTAAGTTATCGTTATATTACAGTTAACTTGACCTCGATTGATCTGGTGATTGATCTGGCGGGTTGATTGATCAGCCTTCTTCTCCATACCTTATAACGTCAATCTATAACGTCAATCGTTTAGCCAAGCAGTTCAGCCTAACTATTTGCGCCATGTCCATCCGAGTGAAGCTCAGTCCGCGACAGCAACAGGTTCTGGGAGCGACGGTTCGCCACTACATTGCAACGGCTAGGCCAGTAGGGTCTGAGGCGCTGGTCGATGAATTTTACCCCCGCGTTAGCTCTGCTACGATTCGCAATGCCATGGGATATTTGGAAAAAGCGGGGCTTTTGTATCAACCACACACCTCGGCAGGGCGAGTTCCGTCTGATTCAGGTTATCGAGTGTATGTTGATCACCTAATCACACCCTCGGAATCGCTTTCTCGACAGGTCGATCAACTGCTATCTACTCAGTTGAATCCAGAAGAACTCCGTATTGAAGCCCTATTGCGCGGAGCGGCTCAGATTCTGTCTACCCTCAGTGGCTATATTGCCCTAGTGACGATGCCACAAACGGGAGCGGCGCAACTTCGCCATCTTCAACTTGTACAAATTGATTCGGCTCAAGCCATGCTGATTGTGGTGCTGGATTCCTATGAAACCCAGTCTACGTTGATGGCCTTGCCTACTGGTCAAGATGGAACAACAGACCCAGAGCACCTCGATCGGGAACTGCAAATTCTTACTAATTTTCTCAATGCTCAATTGCGAGGTCGATCGCTTCAAGAAATTGCCTCGTTGGATTGGAGCGAACTTGGACGAACGTTCGATCGCTATAGTAATTTAGTGCGTGCGTCCCTTGCCGAATTGAACCGTCGCAGTCAACTGGCTATCTCAACTCAAATCTTGATTAACGGTGTCGCCGAAG
This genomic interval carries:
- a CDS encoding tetratricopeptide repeat protein; its protein translation is MSFSIHESKKYSLPFPILFLAVLPIFLPIFLVFPAVAQGESATEEPAAIPELPTVPSTFPEPPSEADIEAGATVNPLELNQPDPLLPTLAVDRPLSPQERSILDTSLDELNRQAQAQLQSGDLAGALQTWTRELRLRRFLGPAEEVESLSRVGEVAWRENQVTEVRFITQRLQEIEQEIETRSPVDYDLLLQIAQAYQTLRARDQAVELYTQLLQQARQEQNVDREQQILVALGSIHLAWFDFANAATAYEQLLTLAQSRNDAATTIEALTQLSRIYQDNNQPEQAIAVQQQLVEIYQRQQRYDRITELKQSIGDNYVALNRPDLAAPNYQEAFAVARSAQQYAYAGDALQRLANLYVTLERFQDALTVYQLLLDVRQQSYDTLGMMNTYDQIGQLHQTMGNEAQAIAAFQQGLQLAQQLNYKVSYFNTRLQELGRQ
- a CDS encoding rhodanese-like domain-containing protein gives rise to the protein MPDYGLNSSIAPISVEELANRLADSSAPLQLIDVREPAELAIAKIEGFINLPLSQYKHWAEQVPMQFDLHTETIVLCHHGVRSAHMCDWLQQQGFTHVKNVMGGIEAYAIKVDPTIPRY
- the hrcA gene encoding heat-inducible transcriptional repressor HrcA — translated: MSIRVKLSPRQQQVLGATVRHYIATARPVGSEALVDEFYPRVSSATIRNAMGYLEKAGLLYQPHTSAGRVPSDSGYRVYVDHLITPSESLSRQVDQLLSTQLNPEELRIEALLRGAAQILSTLSGYIALVTMPQTGAAQLRHLQLVQIDSAQAMLIVVLDSYETQSTLMALPTGQDGTTDPEHLDRELQILTNFLNAQLRGRSLQEIASLDWSELGRTFDRYSNLVRASLAELNRRSQLAISTQILINGVAEVLRRQPEFSEIQQVQTILQLLESEQDQLWSLIFESAELDNTGKRVTVRIGAENPLEPIRSCALVTATYQRGSVAVGSVGILGPTRMVYEDAIAMVEAAANYLSDAMNQSLN